In Salmo trutta chromosome 28, fSalTru1.1, whole genome shotgun sequence, one DNA window encodes the following:
- the LOC115165260 gene encoding rho-related GTP-binding protein RhoA-C — protein MAAIRKKLVIVGDGACGKTCLLIVFSKDQFPEVYVPTVFENYVADIEVDGKQVELALWDTAGQEDYDRLRPLSYPDTDVILMCFSVDSPDSLENIPEKWTPEVKHFCPNVPIILVGNKKDLRNDEHTRRELAKMKQEPVKSEEGRDMANRIRAYGCQECSAKTKDGVRDVFEMATRAALQAKRRGKKNACMLL, from the exons ATGGCTGCAATCAGGAAGAAGCTGGTGATAGTGGGAGACGGAGCGTGTGGGAAGACCTGCCTGCTGATCGTCTTCAGTAAAGACCAGTTCCCAGAGGTCTATGTACCCACGGTGTTCGAGAACTATGTGGCTGACATCGAGGTCGATGGCAAACAG gtggAGTTAGCGTTGTGGGACACAGCAGGACAGGAGGACTATGACAGACTGAGACCTCTCTCCTACCCCGACACTGACGTTATACTCATGTGCTTCTCTGTAGACAGCCCAGATAGCTTAG agaaCATTCCAGAGAAGTGGACTCCGGAGGTGAAACACTTCTGTCCCAATGTTCCCATCATCCTCGTGGGCAACAAGAAGGACCTGAGGAACGACGAACACACACGCAGGGAGCTGGCCAAAATGAAACAG gAGCCAGTGAAATCGGAGGAAGGTAGAGACATGGCTAACCGGATCAGGGCCTACGGCTGCCAGGAGTGCTCAGCTAAGACCAAGGATGGAGTCAGGGATGTGTTTGAGATGGCCACCAGGGCGGCGCTACAGGCCAAGAGACGTGGAAAGAAGAACGCCTGCATGCTGTTATAG